A DNA window from Polyangiaceae bacterium contains the following coding sequences:
- a CDS encoding fumarate hydratase, which translates to MTEFKFQDMLPLGKDHTEYRKLSDGGVSTFEAQGRRFLNVPAAALTELTKTAMREIAHFLRPGHLAQLRRILDDGEASANDKFVALDLLKNANISAGGVLPMCQDTGTAIVMGKKGQQVITAGGDEAAIARGAFETYQESNLRYSQLAPLSMYEEKNTGTNLPAQIEIFSTDGEAYKFLFMAKGGGSANKSYLYQETKALLNPESLLRFVDEKIRTLGTAACPPYHLALVVGGTSAELTLKVAKLASARYLDELPSEGNPLGHALRDRELEAQVLEITRKAGIGAQFGGKYFCHDVRVIRLPRHGASCPVGIAVSCSADRQALGKITADGIFLEQLEHDPAKYLPETTSADLDGEVVRVDLTRPMSEIRAALSRYPVKTRLSLTGPLVVARDIAHAKIKERLDRGEGMPDYLKNHAVYYAGPAKTPQGMASGSFGPTTAGRMDAYVDLFQSHGGSMVMLAKGNRSAAVTAACKTHGGFYLGSIGGPAARLAQDCIKKVEVLEYPELGMEAVWKIEVVDFPAFIVVDDKGNDFFAEFAQPGHLKVVS; encoded by the coding sequence ATGACTGAATTCAAGTTCCAAGACATGCTTCCCCTGGGCAAGGACCACACCGAGTACCGCAAGCTGTCGGATGGCGGCGTGAGCACCTTCGAGGCCCAAGGGCGACGCTTTCTCAATGTGCCCGCGGCAGCACTGACCGAGCTGACGAAAACGGCGATGCGCGAGATCGCGCACTTCCTCCGCCCGGGACATCTGGCTCAGCTGCGCCGCATTCTCGACGACGGCGAGGCGAGCGCAAACGACAAGTTCGTGGCGCTGGACTTGCTGAAGAACGCCAACATCTCCGCGGGCGGCGTGCTGCCCATGTGTCAAGACACGGGCACCGCCATCGTGATGGGCAAGAAGGGCCAACAAGTCATCACCGCTGGCGGCGACGAAGCGGCCATCGCCCGCGGGGCGTTCGAGACCTACCAAGAGAGCAACCTGCGCTACTCGCAGCTCGCACCCTTGAGCATGTACGAGGAGAAGAACACGGGCACGAACCTGCCCGCGCAAATCGAGATCTTCTCCACCGACGGCGAGGCCTACAAGTTCCTGTTCATGGCCAAGGGCGGCGGCTCGGCCAACAAGAGCTACCTCTACCAAGAGACCAAAGCGCTACTGAATCCCGAGAGCCTGCTGCGCTTCGTCGACGAGAAGATCCGCACTCTGGGTACCGCAGCCTGCCCGCCCTACCACCTGGCACTGGTCGTGGGCGGCACCAGCGCCGAACTCACTCTCAAGGTCGCCAAGCTCGCGTCCGCGCGCTACTTGGACGAACTGCCCAGCGAAGGAAACCCCCTGGGCCACGCCCTGCGGGATCGCGAACTCGAAGCACAGGTGTTGGAGATCACGCGCAAGGCCGGCATCGGCGCGCAGTTCGGTGGCAAGTACTTCTGTCACGACGTGCGCGTCATTCGCCTGCCGCGCCACGGCGCGTCGTGCCCCGTGGGCATAGCGGTCAGCTGCTCCGCGGATCGCCAAGCGCTGGGCAAGATCACCGCCGATGGCATCTTCCTCGAACAGCTGGAACACGATCCCGCCAAGTACCTGCCCGAGACAACGAGTGCGGATCTCGATGGCGAAGTGGTGCGCGTGGATTTGACGCGACCGATGAGTGAAATCCGCGCTGCGCTCAGTAGGTACCCGGTCAAGACGCGCCTCTCGCTGACGGGTCCCTTGGTGGTCGCCCGCGACATCGCCCACGCCAAGATCAAGGAGCGCCTGGATCGCGGCGAGGGCATGCCCGACTACCTGAAGAATCACGCCGTCTACTACGCCGGGCCCGCCAAGACGCCCCAAGGCATGGCCTCTGGTTCTTTCGGCCCCACCACCGCCGGCCGCATGGACGCCTACGTCGACCTGTTTCAATCCCATGGCGGCAGCATGGTGATGCTGGCGAAAGGCAACCGCTCTGCAGCGGTGACCGCCGCCTGCAAGACCCACGGCGGCTTCTACCTCGGCTCCATCGGCGGACCTGCGGCACGGCTGGCGCAAGATTGCATCAAGAAGGTTGAGGTTCTCGAGTACCCCGAGCTCGGCATGGAGGCAGTGTGGAAGATCGAGGTCGTCGACTTCCCCGCGTTCATCGTGGTCGACGACAAGGGCAACGACTTCTTCGCCGAGTTCGCGCAGCCGGGGCACCTCAAGGTCGTGAGCTAG
- the atpD gene encoding F0F1 ATP synthase subunit beta produces METSQGVKGKITQVIGPVVDVEFPHGKLPKILNALTASNPNISTEKDNLVLEVAQHLGESVVRAIAMDATEGLVRGAEVNDTGSPIMMPVGPEVLGRILNVAGKPVDEKGPVHAKQTWPIHRPAPKFVDQSTNVEIFETGIKVIDLLAPYRKGGKIGLFGGAGVGKTVLIQELINNVAKAHGGVSCFAGVGERTREGNDLYLEMQESKLETGEPVLSKTALVFGQMNEPPGARARVALSALTCAEYFRDEQGQDVLLFVDNIFRFTQAGSEVSALLGRMPSAVGYQPTLATEMGALQERITSTTKGSITSVQAIYVPADDLTDPAPATAFAHLDATTVLSRSIAELGIYPAVDPLDSTSTMLDPQIVGDEHYAVARGVQQTLQRYKDLQDIIAILGMDELSEDDKLAVARARRIQRFLSQPFFVAAQFTGLTGKYVPLKETISGFKEILSGALDDLPEQAFYLVGGIEEAKAKAQKLKEVS; encoded by the coding sequence ATGGAAACCTCTCAGGGCGTCAAGGGCAAGATCACCCAGGTCATCGGTCCCGTCGTGGACGTGGAATTCCCCCACGGCAAGCTGCCGAAGATCTTGAACGCACTCACCGCCAGCAACCCCAACATCTCCACGGAGAAGGACAACCTGGTGTTGGAGGTGGCGCAGCACCTGGGAGAGAGCGTGGTGCGCGCCATCGCCATGGACGCAACCGAGGGTCTGGTTCGCGGCGCTGAGGTGAACGATACCGGGTCACCGATCATGATGCCTGTCGGACCCGAGGTGCTGGGCCGCATTCTGAACGTGGCAGGCAAGCCCGTGGACGAAAAGGGGCCGGTGCACGCCAAGCAGACCTGGCCCATCCATCGCCCGGCGCCGAAGTTCGTGGATCAGAGCACGAACGTCGAGATCTTCGAGACCGGCATCAAGGTCATCGACCTGCTCGCTCCCTACCGCAAGGGCGGGAAGATCGGGCTCTTCGGCGGCGCTGGCGTGGGCAAGACGGTGCTCATTCAGGAGCTGATCAACAACGTGGCCAAGGCGCACGGCGGCGTGAGCTGCTTCGCGGGTGTGGGGGAGCGCACGCGCGAGGGCAACGACCTCTACCTGGAAATGCAGGAATCCAAGCTCGAGACCGGCGAACCCGTGCTCAGCAAGACCGCCCTGGTATTCGGTCAGATGAACGAGCCGCCGGGAGCGCGCGCCCGGGTGGCGCTCTCCGCGCTGACCTGCGCCGAGTACTTCCGCGACGAGCAGGGCCAGGACGTGCTCCTGTTCGTGGACAACATCTTCCGCTTCACCCAGGCCGGTTCCGAGGTGAGCGCGCTCTTGGGACGCATGCCCAGCGCCGTGGGCTACCAGCCGACCCTGGCGACGGAGATGGGCGCGCTCCAAGAGCGCATCACCTCCACGACCAAGGGCTCGATCACGAGCGTGCAGGCCATCTACGTGCCGGCGGACGACTTGACGGACCCTGCGCCCGCGACGGCCTTCGCCCACTTGGACGCCACCACGGTGCTCAGCCGCAGCATCGCGGAGCTCGGCATCTACCCCGCGGTGGATCCCCTCGACTCCACCAGCACCATGCTGGATCCGCAGATCGTCGGTGACGAGCACTACGCCGTGGCGCGCGGCGTGCAGCAGACGCTGCAGCGCTACAAGGATCTACAGGACATCATCGCGATTCTCGGCATGGACGAGCTCTCCGAGGACGACAAGTTGGCCGTGGCGCGAGCCCGGCGCATCCAGCGCTTCCTGTCCCAGCCCTTCTTCGTCGCGGCGCAGTTCACGGGCTTGACGGGCAAGTACGTGCCGCTGAAGGAGACCATCTCCGGCTTCAAGGAGATTCTGTCGGGCGCTCTCGACGACCTGCCGGAGCAGGCCTTCTACCTGGTGGGCGGCATCGAAGAGGCCAAGGCCAAGGCGCAGAAGCTGAAGGAAGTGTCCTGA
- the rsmA gene encoding 16S rRNA (adenine(1518)-N(6)/adenine(1519)-N(6))-dimethyltransferase RsmA, giving the protein MDPTRGPTPKASLTRHGLTPKKHFGQNFLADPRLADKIAGLALEGSGTALELGAGLGALTRPLLARGGHVIAVERDRDLLPVLRDDLAESVASGQLTLVEADAKSIDPGALLAGRPRPHVLCGNLPYQITGPLLELAAHHAHQLDRVVFLVQLEVADRICAQPGSKAYGALTVFLAAQYAARRAFVIKRGAFHPQPAVDSAVVVLDTLSPPRARETDAFRALVSAAFGKRRKTLRNAWQGVLGASAAELEARAARVGIDLMRRGETLDVSEFARMAQEYEP; this is encoded by the coding sequence ATGGACCCGACTCGCGGCCCGACTCCGAAAGCATCTCTGACGCGCCATGGTCTGACGCCCAAGAAACACTTCGGACAGAACTTCTTGGCGGACCCACGCCTGGCGGACAAGATCGCCGGGCTCGCCCTCGAGGGCAGCGGCACGGCGCTCGAACTCGGCGCAGGTCTCGGTGCTCTCACGCGACCACTATTGGCTCGGGGCGGACACGTGATCGCCGTGGAGCGTGATCGCGATCTGCTTCCCGTGCTGCGCGACGACCTCGCGGAGTCCGTTGCGAGCGGCCAACTCACCCTCGTGGAAGCGGATGCGAAGTCAATCGATCCCGGCGCGCTGCTAGCGGGTCGACCGCGGCCCCACGTGCTCTGCGGCAATCTGCCCTATCAGATCACCGGGCCTTTGCTCGAACTCGCCGCGCATCATGCGCATCAGCTCGATCGGGTCGTGTTCTTGGTGCAGCTCGAGGTCGCCGACCGCATTTGTGCACAGCCCGGCAGCAAGGCCTACGGCGCCCTCACCGTCTTCCTCGCGGCGCAGTACGCGGCACGACGCGCCTTCGTCATCAAGCGGGGTGCATTTCACCCGCAGCCCGCAGTGGACTCGGCGGTGGTCGTGCTGGACACACTGTCTCCGCCCCGCGCGCGAGAGACGGACGCCTTTCGCGCGCTGGTGAGCGCCGCCTTCGGCAAACGCCGCAAGACGCTGCGTAACGCCTGGCAAGGCGTGCTCGGCGCGTCCGCCGCGGAACTCGAGGCGCGCGCAGCCCGGGTTGGAATCGATCTGATGCGCCGCGGAGAGACTTTGGACGTCAGTGAGTTCGCGCGCATGGCGCAGGAGTACGAGCCATGA
- a CDS encoding NAD(P)/FAD-dependent oxidoreductase has translation MSEEIRTHALVVGSGFAGLGMAIAMKQAGMDDFLILEAAEGVGGTWRDNHYPGAACDVESHLYSFSFRPKADWSRMYAPQREILGYLEECVDAYGLGPHLHFGRRACGARYDARARRWKVETEDGTHYSAAVLISGTGGLSRPAYPDIAGLDSFGGATFHSARWSDDVDLRHKRVGVIGTGASAIQIVPEIASDVRELTVFQRSAPWIVARPDRAIGKVEQALFRRMPALQLLARKAIYLRRELLALGFVVDPRLLKVAERMAAAYLAKCVPDLELRRKLTPDYRLGCKRVLLSNDYYQSLQRPNVQLETEAIERIEPRGVVTRDGRLHDLDVLVLATGFAAAEAVAPFPVRGVDGSELDALWQDGAEAYLGTTVARFPNLFTIVGPNTGLGHSSMVFMIESQIAYILDCLRQMRRHEIAAVTLRPEIQRAYNRDLAARLERTVWASGCRSWYRTASGKNTTLWPGFTFEFWWRTRHFDLGDYELEFDAARDERPETRRVSLAN, from the coding sequence ATGAGCGAGGAGATCCGTACGCATGCTCTCGTCGTCGGTAGTGGCTTTGCCGGGCTCGGCATGGCCATCGCGATGAAGCAAGCGGGCATGGACGACTTCCTGATCCTGGAGGCGGCCGAAGGGGTCGGCGGGACCTGGCGCGACAACCACTACCCCGGGGCGGCTTGTGACGTGGAGTCGCACCTCTATTCCTTTTCGTTTCGCCCCAAGGCGGACTGGTCCCGCATGTACGCTCCGCAGCGCGAGATCCTCGGCTATCTGGAGGAGTGCGTTGACGCCTACGGGCTCGGGCCGCACTTGCACTTCGGTCGTCGCGCGTGCGGCGCGCGGTATGACGCCCGCGCTCGGCGCTGGAAAGTCGAGACCGAGGACGGGACCCACTACTCCGCCGCCGTTCTGATCTCAGGTACCGGTGGACTCAGTCGCCCGGCCTATCCGGACATCGCGGGACTCGACAGCTTCGGCGGCGCCACCTTCCACTCGGCGCGCTGGAGCGATGATGTCGATCTGCGGCACAAGCGCGTGGGCGTGATCGGCACGGGCGCCAGCGCGATTCAGATCGTTCCGGAGATCGCCTCAGACGTTCGCGAGCTGACGGTGTTTCAGCGCTCAGCGCCCTGGATCGTGGCTCGCCCGGACCGCGCTATCGGCAAGGTCGAGCAGGCGTTGTTTCGCCGCATGCCCGCGCTGCAGTTGCTCGCCCGCAAAGCGATCTACCTGCGGCGCGAGCTCTTGGCCCTGGGCTTCGTCGTGGATCCGCGACTGCTCAAGGTGGCCGAACGCATGGCCGCTGCCTACCTCGCGAAGTGCGTCCCGGATCTGGAGTTGCGCCGGAAACTCACGCCGGACTATCGGCTCGGCTGCAAGCGCGTGCTCCTATCCAACGACTACTATCAGTCCCTGCAGCGCCCGAACGTTCAGCTCGAGACCGAGGCCATCGAGCGCATCGAGCCCCGGGGCGTGGTCACTCGCGACGGCCGACTTCATGACCTGGACGTGCTCGTCTTGGCGACGGGCTTTGCGGCAGCCGAGGCGGTGGCGCCGTTTCCGGTGCGAGGCGTCGATGGCTCGGAGCTCGACGCGCTGTGGCAGGACGGCGCCGAGGCCTACCTCGGGACGACCGTGGCTCGGTTCCCGAACCTTTTCACGATTGTGGGCCCGAACACCGGCCTGGGCCACAGCTCCATGGTGTTCATGATCGAGTCCCAGATCGCCTACATCCTGGATTGCCTGCGCCAGATGCGCCGGCACGAAATCGCCGCCGTGACGCTGCGACCCGAAATCCAGCGGGCCTACAACCGCGACCTGGCCGCGCGGCTCGAGCGGACCGTCTGGGCCAGTGGTTGCCGTAGCTGGTACCGGACCGCCAGTGGCAAGAACACCACCCTCTGGCCGGGGTTCACCTTCGAGTTCTGGTGGCGCACGCGGCACTTCGATTTGGGGGACTACGAGCTGGAGTTCGACGCGGCGCGCGACGAACGCCCCGAAACCCGGCGGGTTTCCCTCGCTAACTAG
- the atpC gene encoding ATP synthase F1 subunit epsilon gives MATPEIRLEIVTPEGVALVEQVHDLTAPSVEGEFGVLPNHRPLLAALKTGIVSYHHSEGDEVKVAVGKGFVEVMDNHAILLTDRFIKKDDVDPVRARLDLKEADEELDKYGGEPDSPEYAELVDREVWAATQLELYGDPPPPTVRGAELGLAPSETFLEEGPHLAEAIVDEEAEVDDRHAEQDAKNK, from the coding sequence ATGGCGACGCCGGAAATCCGTCTAGAGATCGTGACGCCCGAAGGGGTTGCACTCGTCGAACAGGTGCACGACCTGACGGCGCCCAGCGTGGAAGGTGAGTTCGGGGTGCTTCCCAACCATCGCCCGCTGCTGGCTGCGCTCAAGACGGGCATCGTCAGCTATCACCACTCCGAAGGCGACGAGGTGAAGGTGGCCGTGGGCAAGGGGTTCGTGGAAGTGATGGACAACCACGCCATCCTGCTGACGGACCGCTTCATCAAGAAGGATGACGTCGACCCCGTGCGTGCGCGTCTCGATCTGAAGGAAGCCGACGAAGAACTGGACAAGTACGGCGGCGAACCCGACAGCCCTGAGTACGCCGAGCTGGTCGACCGGGAAGTCTGGGCTGCCACGCAGCTCGAGCTCTACGGCGATCCGCCTCCGCCCACGGTGCGCGGTGCCGAGCTCGGCCTCGCCCCCAGCGAGACGTTCCTGGAAGAAGGGCCGCATCTCGCGGAAGCCATCGTCGACGAAGAAGCGGAAGTCGACGATCGGCACGCCGAGCAGGACGCCAAGAACAAGTGA
- a CDS encoding DUF58 domain-containing protein: protein MQIHPTRTTVDVAIAGLVVLGAGLAFQVPALVGWGGALVIGLAIARAVTHVSVARIRAAGFEMLWRSEPRVRRLARGERVELEAEVRNRDSRAARYIALRPVASPLLSVELEPKAGEVPAGGRLRVRVSVTARRVGRHGMFGLSLEVFGAPGLFEVPLTFANPFGIEVLPRAFATRLRSPRGGRSRHSADDGRPGPLSGESLELRELREHQPGDPFKRIAWKATARKGRLMVRDYEREERDVVWLMLDASVELWSGEVGRAPLDVAIDEVAAVATRHLARGDRVGLGIFGARTLEWLKPDRGAAHAMRLMTSLALAPQTYDADRSDLDEADVAHRVLEHLRPLDPGAARGVRSAELDRIARRADRLRGRAPFPDASVFAEERRGRSLRRYLACFGLPSPARLEPERSRTDRQLASGLARCLRERPSPSLVYVWSPPPDLKARPEIEKALERLPRRKVELRWIAIRLAQDLPRTGSTMAPVVADALSIRARVAEERGNAALRALGVHVDQLKGRASLPPPPPSRS from the coding sequence GTGCAGATTCACCCCACCCGCACCACCGTAGACGTCGCCATCGCTGGGCTCGTGGTGTTGGGCGCGGGGCTCGCCTTTCAGGTCCCCGCACTCGTGGGTTGGGGCGGCGCGCTCGTCATCGGTCTGGCCATCGCGCGGGCCGTGACCCACGTCTCCGTGGCGCGAATCCGCGCCGCGGGCTTCGAAATGCTGTGGCGCAGCGAACCCCGGGTGCGCCGCTTGGCGAGGGGCGAGCGGGTGGAGCTGGAAGCAGAGGTGCGCAACCGCGACTCCCGCGCCGCGCGCTACATCGCGCTGCGCCCGGTGGCCTCGCCGCTGCTGTCCGTCGAGCTGGAGCCCAAGGCCGGTGAGGTTCCCGCCGGTGGCCGCCTTCGGGTCAGAGTGAGCGTGACGGCGAGACGAGTGGGGCGTCACGGCATGTTCGGACTCTCCCTGGAAGTGTTCGGTGCGCCGGGGCTGTTCGAAGTGCCGCTGACCTTCGCCAATCCCTTCGGCATCGAAGTCTTGCCGCGCGCCTTCGCCACGCGACTGAGATCCCCACGAGGCGGACGCAGTCGACACAGCGCCGACGACGGACGCCCGGGCCCGCTCTCCGGAGAAAGCCTCGAGCTGCGCGAGCTGCGCGAGCATCAACCCGGTGATCCCTTCAAGCGCATCGCGTGGAAGGCAACGGCCCGCAAAGGGCGCCTGATGGTGCGCGACTACGAACGCGAAGAACGCGACGTCGTGTGGCTGATGCTCGATGCGTCCGTCGAGCTCTGGTCCGGCGAGGTCGGGCGAGCGCCGCTGGACGTTGCCATCGACGAGGTGGCGGCGGTGGCAACACGTCATCTGGCTCGCGGCGATCGCGTCGGCCTCGGGATCTTCGGAGCTCGAACCCTGGAGTGGCTCAAACCGGATCGGGGCGCTGCCCATGCCATGCGGCTGATGACCAGCCTGGCCCTCGCACCCCAGACCTACGATGCGGACCGCAGCGATCTCGACGAGGCGGACGTCGCCCACCGTGTGCTCGAACATCTGCGCCCCTTGGATCCCGGCGCAGCTCGCGGAGTGCGGAGCGCCGAGCTCGATCGCATCGCGCGCCGCGCGGACCGCTTGCGCGGGCGTGCACCCTTTCCCGACGCTTCGGTGTTCGCCGAAGAGCGACGCGGACGATCTTTGCGACGCTACCTCGCGTGCTTTGGCCTCCCCTCCCCCGCGAGACTCGAACCCGAACGCTCGCGCACGGACCGACAGCTGGCCAGCGGACTCGCGCGCTGCCTGCGCGAACGCCCAAGCCCGAGTCTCGTCTACGTGTGGTCCCCGCCCCCCGACCTCAAGGCGCGTCCGGAGATCGAAAAGGCCCTCGAGCGCCTGCCGCGCCGCAAGGTGGAGCTACGCTGGATCGCCATCCGCCTCGCCCAAGACCTGCCTCGCACTGGGTCCACCATGGCGCCAGTGGTAGCCGATGCGCTCAGCATTCGCGCACGCGTCGCCGAAGAGCGAGGCAACGCGGCCCTGCGAGCTCTGGGAGTACACGTGGATCAGCTCAAGGGGCGGGCCTCGCTGCCCCCGCCGCCGCCTAGTCGTTCCTGA
- a CDS encoding SEL1-like repeat protein: protein MRGQSTTWAVLIGASAGALIAVTGPGRAPAPAELPFAPIASLGHVRRPIASVQEPASPATASAPAAVIALPAPSANSETLSLGCARRQAVACLARAELAERDADEETATLYYRLATQQLAQQCMARRGGACALLSDLYHRGRGVKQDVATAEALRTRAAELCAQRPGDGCPAVVR from the coding sequence ATGCGAGGGCAATCGACGACCTGGGCCGTGCTGATCGGTGCCAGCGCGGGAGCGTTGATCGCCGTGACGGGCCCAGGGCGTGCACCAGCACCCGCGGAGCTTCCCTTCGCCCCCATCGCAAGCTTGGGACACGTCCGTCGACCGATCGCCAGCGTCCAGGAACCAGCGAGTCCCGCCACTGCGTCAGCGCCGGCCGCTGTCATCGCGCTTCCAGCACCGAGCGCCAACTCCGAGACTCTGTCGCTCGGCTGCGCCCGGCGCCAGGCCGTCGCCTGCCTGGCGCGCGCCGAGCTGGCAGAGCGCGATGCCGACGAGGAGACCGCGACGCTCTACTATCGCCTGGCGACGCAACAGCTTGCGCAGCAATGCATGGCTCGCCGCGGCGGCGCGTGCGCCTTGCTGTCCGATCTCTATCACCGTGGGCGCGGCGTGAAGCAAGACGTGGCGACCGCAGAGGCTTTGAGGACACGTGCCGCGGAGCTCTGCGCGCAGCGACCCGGGGACGGCTGTCCGGCAGTCGTGCGTTAG
- a CDS encoding THUMP domain-containing protein, which yields MRFFVTAPQGTEAVLLEELRELGLSRIKPRGLGAEFSGRFADAFRVCLHSRIAGRVLWTLAEFPLRGEQDLYDAVREITWEEHLDEARTLSVRAAGSAPGLTHTNFVGQRTKDAIVDRLRDRIGARPSVSRDDPDVGVFVRLSRGRGTVSLDLSGQSLHRRGFRGATGAAPLKENVAAAVVRLSGWDRKTPFVDPMCGAGTLCIEADHWARRVAPGLARERFGFQRWLSHDARLEREFARLVERAKAAAVAEGPEVVGSDHQPLVIAAAQEHAQAAGARVQFRLADVSALASTVPAGTVCSNTPYGERIHAPDSLWQRLADALAAISPGHHVAMLLGPGSKLRVPPYATSHALLNGTIECRLARWTT from the coding sequence GTGCGTTTCTTCGTCACCGCCCCCCAAGGAACCGAAGCCGTCTTGCTCGAGGAGCTCCGCGAGCTCGGCTTGAGCCGCATCAAGCCGCGTGGCTTGGGCGCAGAGTTTTCCGGGCGATTCGCCGACGCATTTCGGGTGTGTTTGCACAGTCGGATTGCGGGACGCGTGCTCTGGACGCTCGCCGAGTTTCCGCTTCGCGGCGAGCAAGATCTCTACGACGCGGTCCGCGAGATCACCTGGGAAGAGCACTTGGACGAAGCGCGCACGTTGTCGGTGCGGGCCGCGGGCAGCGCGCCTGGGCTCACCCACACCAACTTCGTGGGTCAACGCACCAAGGACGCCATCGTGGATCGTTTGCGCGATCGCATTGGAGCACGCCCCAGCGTCAGCCGTGACGACCCGGACGTGGGCGTGTTCGTGCGCCTGTCGCGGGGGCGCGGCACGGTGTCATTGGACCTGTCGGGTCAGTCCCTGCATCGGCGCGGCTTCCGCGGCGCCACGGGCGCAGCGCCCCTCAAGGAGAACGTCGCGGCGGCGGTGGTGCGCTTGAGCGGCTGGGATCGCAAGACGCCCTTCGTCGATCCGATGTGCGGGGCTGGTACGTTGTGCATCGAGGCGGATCACTGGGCCCGCAGGGTCGCGCCAGGCCTCGCCCGCGAGCGCTTCGGATTCCAGCGCTGGCTCAGCCACGACGCGCGGCTAGAGCGCGAGTTCGCGCGTTTGGTGGAGCGCGCGAAAGCCGCCGCGGTCGCCGAGGGCCCCGAGGTCGTCGGCAGTGATCATCAGCCCTTGGTGATCGCCGCCGCGCAGGAGCACGCGCAGGCCGCAGGAGCCCGCGTCCAGTTTCGCCTGGCGGACGTGAGCGCGCTCGCCTCGACGGTGCCCGCCGGCACCGTGTGCAGCAACACGCCCTACGGCGAGCGTATCCACGCGCCGGACTCGCTCTGGCAACGCCTGGCGGACGCCCTCGCCGCGATCTCGCCGGGCCATCATGTGGCGATGCTGCTGGGCCCCGGCTCCAAGCTTCGCGTGCCGCCCTATGCCACGAGCCACGCCCTGCTCAACGGCACCATCGAGTGTCGACTCGCACGCTGGACGACCTGA
- a CDS encoding PA0069 family radical SAM protein, whose product MRRIAEENPLQRFAKEHVEYFGEPPQQGLVVYEDESESVISENDSPDLDFRFSVNPYRGCVHGCAYCYARPSHEYWRFGVGSDFERRIVVKPRAPELLRKSFEKRSWQGELVVFSGNTDCYQPLELEWTLTRRCLEVCAEYRNPVGIITKSALVERDLDVLMPLSREAELSVAISIPFWDETVARALEPYAPTPERRVRVVRRLAEAGIDVTVLVSPVIPGLSDRDIPRVLEAVAAAGARRASFTMLRLPGSVREVFAARLERHLPLAKEKILARTREVRGGELSDARFFSRMSGQGTYAESIHTLFEQTARRLGLNCGERAASSAAESTFRRPTDAGGQLRLFG is encoded by the coding sequence GTGCGACGGATCGCCGAGGAAAACCCGCTGCAGCGCTTCGCGAAGGAGCATGTGGAGTACTTCGGGGAGCCGCCGCAGCAGGGACTGGTCGTCTACGAGGACGAAAGCGAGAGCGTGATCAGTGAGAACGACAGCCCTGATCTCGACTTTCGCTTCAGCGTGAACCCCTACCGCGGCTGCGTGCATGGCTGCGCCTACTGCTACGCGCGGCCGAGCCACGAGTACTGGCGCTTCGGGGTGGGTAGCGATTTCGAGCGCCGCATCGTGGTCAAGCCGCGAGCGCCGGAGCTCTTACGTAAGTCCTTCGAGAAGCGCAGCTGGCAGGGCGAACTCGTGGTGTTCAGCGGCAATACGGATTGCTACCAGCCCCTGGAACTCGAGTGGACGCTGACCCGGCGCTGTCTCGAAGTATGCGCGGAGTACCGCAATCCCGTCGGCATCATCACCAAGAGCGCCCTCGTGGAGCGCGATCTGGACGTGCTCATGCCGTTGAGCCGCGAGGCAGAGCTGAGCGTCGCGATCAGCATTCCGTTTTGGGACGAAACCGTCGCCCGCGCCCTGGAGCCCTACGCGCCGACGCCGGAGCGGCGCGTACGCGTGGTGCGGCGCCTGGCGGAGGCAGGCATCGACGTGACGGTACTGGTTTCCCCGGTCATCCCCGGGCTGTCGGATCGCGACATCCCACGCGTGCTGGAGGCCGTTGCCGCGGCCGGCGCGCGGCGCGCGAGTTTCACGATGCTGCGCTTGCCGGGAAGCGTGCGAGAGGTTTTCGCCGCGAGGCTCGAGCGCCACTTGCCCTTGGCCAAGGAAAAGATCCTCGCGCGCACGCGAGAAGTGCGTGGTGGGGAGCTGAGCGATGCTCGCTTCTTCTCACGCATGAGCGGGCAGGGAACCTACGCCGAGTCCATTCACACTTTGTTCGAGCAGACGGCGCGGCGCTTGGGATTGAACTGCGGCGAACGCGCGGCGAGTTCCGCTGCCGAGTCCACCTTTCGGCGGCCCACCGACGCCGGCGGCCAGCTACGCCTGTTCGGCTGA